TATTATTTGCGCGAAATTACAGATACCGTGCGAGGCTATCATAAAAAATCAGAGCAACAGGTAGCATTTGCACGTCAACTATTCCAACTAGAGGGTGCAATTGCTGCAGTGAAAGAAAAGGCTCCTGATGATGCACTTGTCGCATCTCTTACCTCTTTAGCAGAAGGTGTCAGAGATGAATTAACAGCAGAATCCAAACGTATTTTAGATAATTGGCAGGCTCTAAAGGAAGCATACTCAGGAGATGAATTTGTCACAAAGGTTCGCGATAAGGAAATTCGCACAATTTTAAAGACAACAAGTCTTTCTGGAACAAAAATTCCAAAGGTTTCCTTACCGAAATTTGAGGACTATGGTGAAATTCTACGCTGGGTTTATAAAGAAAATGTACCTGGTGAATTCCCATATACAGCAGGTGTATTCCAATTTAAACGTGAAGGGGAAGATCCAAAGCGACAATTCGCTGGTGAGGGAACTCCAGAGCGAACAAATAAACGATTCCATTATCTATCAAAGGATGATGATGCAAAACGTTTATCTACAGCATTTGATTCGGTAACACTCTATGGCGAAGATCCAGATTATCGACCAGATATTTATGGAAAGGTTGGGGAATCAGGTGTTTCTATATGTACGTTAGAGGATATGAAGAAGCTTTATGCGGGCTTTGATTTATGTGCTCCATCAACATCAGTATCAATGACAATTAATGGTCCAGCACCAATTATTTTAGCAATGTTTATGAATACGGCTATTGATCAACAAGTGAAACTACGTGAGAAAGAACTTAGTCGACCTTTGACATTTGAAGAATTTACAGAGACACGAGAGAAAACATTGCAGGTTGTGCGAGGAACAGTGCAAGCGGATATTTTAAAAGAAGATCAAGGGCAAAATACCTGTATTTTTTCAACAGAGTTTGCCTTACGTATGATGGGAGATATTCAACAATACTTCATTGACCATAAGGTTCGTAATTATTACTCAGTATCCATTTCTGGCTATCATATTGCCGAAGCTGGTGCAAATCCAATTTCACAATTGGCCTTTACATTGGCGAATGGCTTTACGTATGTAGAATATTATTTAAGTCGCGGTATGAACATTAATGACTTTGCACCAAATCTGTCATTCTTCTTCTCGAATGGACTTGACCCAGAGTACACGGTTATTGGACGTGTTGCTCGTAGAATTTGGGCAGTGGTAATGCGTGATAAGTACAACGCTAATGAACGTGCACAAAAATTAAAGTACCATATTCAAACATCTGGACGCAGCTTGCATGCACAGGAGATTGATTTTAATGATATTCGTACAACATTACAGGCACTTATGGCATTGCAGGATAACTGTAATTCATTGCATACAAATGCCTATGATGAAGCCATTACAACACCTACTGAAGAGTCAGTTCGTCGAGCGATGGCTATTCAGATGATCATTACAAAAGAGCATGGTTTAGCGAAAAATGAAAACCCACTGCAAGGGGCATTTATCGTGGAAGAGTTAACAGATCTTGTAGAAGAAGCCGTTCTGGAAGAATTTGATCGCATAAATGATCGTGGTGGCGTGCTAGGTGCAATGGAAACACAATATCAACGTGGTAAAATCCAAGAGGAATCCATGTACTATGAAATGTTGAAACATTCTGGTGAGCTACCGATTATCGGTGTCAACACATATTTGAATCCGAATCCACCTTCCGATGCGGATATAGATAATATGGAAATTGCACGTGCGTCCACAGAAGAAAAAGAGACGCAAATCCATAATTTACAGGAATTCTGGAAGCAACATGAAAGTGAATCAGAAGCAGCTATTACTCGCTTACAGGAAGTAGCTGTTAACAACGGTAATATTTTTGCAGAGCTAATGGAAACAGTAAAAGTAGCAAGTTTAGGACAAATTACGAAAGCTTTATATGAGGTAGGGGGACAATATCGTCGTAATATGTAATTTGCAAAGTGCATATCCTCTTACTTATTAGCATTTATTCTATAAAATGCTTCTGTAGTTTTAAGTGTCTAGTCTTAGGATTAGGCACTTCTTTTTATTTTCGTTATAATAGAACTGTAAAAAAAGGGGAGGCGCAGTAGAGGATGAAATCAGCTTTTCACTTCATTATTATTTTAGCTTTAGTGTTAGGAGTTATTTTCCTGTATAATAAGCAAATTGGCGCTGTTCCTTTACTAATTCTATCTATATATTTATTTTACCTTGGGATAAAAAAAATACATGATATAAAAAACAGTAATTGAAGCTAGCAAAGAGGATAAAACTTTGTATATAATGGGTATTATGCTTATGATATGGAAAGTTACTTTTGTGCGGTCTTTTTTTGCTGCGCTCCGAAAATAAAGCAATAAAAACGTCCATTGTGATGAGAGAAAGGAAGTGCACGAATTGAATTTTCGTGAAATGACAAAGGAACAATTAGCGGAAGAATCGTTAATTAACTTAGCTTATGTAATTTTAAATGAAAAACGTGCCTCAGTGTCTTTTAATGACTTACTAACAATCATTCAGGAGCTTGTAGGCTATAGTAATGAAGAAATCAAAGCACGCCTACTACAATTTTACACAGATATGAATGTAGATGGTCGCTTCTTATACAATCAAGAGACAGGTTGGGGTTTACGCGAATGGTTTAAAGTTGAGCAAATTGAGGAAGAGACAGCTCCTTCTGTGAAAACGCATAAGAAAAAATCTAAAGCTGCCCTTGACGAGGATGATTTGGATGAGGATCTGGATCTAGATGAAGAAGATATTGACTTTGATGAAGATTATGAAGAATTTGTTGAAGAAGACGAAGTTGAGGAAGAAGATAAAGCAGACATTGATTTTGACGATGAGGAACTAGAGGACATTGATGAAGAAATCGATGAAGACTTTATCGAAGAAGATGACGATGAGGAATTCGACGAAGAAGAGGAAGAAATTTAATTTTTCTTTCTTTTATGCCAGTGGTAATAATTCTTGACTTCTATCTCGGTTACGTTTAATCTTTTACTTGGGCTCCTTAAAAAAGGAGAAAGACCGTGTATGTAATACGCTCCCCCTGCAAACCTATGCAGGAGGGGCGTTTTTTTTGTTGTTAACTTTATCTTCATTCAGCAAATATTTTGGTATCGAAAGCATAGCGGCAGATACAGAAGACTCCCACCTCTACAGGTGGTGAGATAAATGCGGTATTGGTTCCTTTTCAGTGAGTGTCCAAACACCTACTGAATGAAGATAAAGCCTCTGGCGGATGTCACGGATTTTCAAAGGAATGAATTGTGCGGGCACAATTCAAAATCCGGACGCAATTACGCCAAGGCGAAATTGATTCAGTTAAACACTCCCAAATTACTACTGACATGAATATAAATGTTCCAAATACTTCATGATGTATAGTAATCGGTGACTGAATAAATGTTAGCAATCAATTTTTAAAAGGAAAGTAGAAAAGAGATAGAAACGATTAAGCTTCGAATCGACTACACTTTTTTGTAGACGTTCTCGGCTTTTCTTATTTTTAAGGTATAAGTATTTCTTTACCGAGACATTTACGCTAAGATACTTAGTTATTAACACAGCGTATATGCACTTTTCTTACTTGCAATTTTTAGAACATCATAAGGAGGAATTTTTTCATGACAAAGTATATTTTTGTAACAGGCGGGGTTGTGTCATCGCTTGGAAAAGGGATTGTAGCGGCATCTTTAGGTCGTTTATTAAAAAATCGTGGGTTAGAAGTAACCATTCAAAAATTTGATCCTTATATCAATATTGACCCTGGTACAATGAGTCCTTATCAACACGGTGAGGTTTTCGTAACAGATGATGGCGCAGAGGCTGACCTTGACTTAGGTCACTATGAACGATTCATTGATATTAACCTTGGCAAACATTCTACTGTAACGTCAGGTCGTGTTTACCAGTCTGTTTTACAAAAAGAACGCCGCGGAGATTACAATGGTGGTACAGTACAAGTAATTCCTCATATAACAAATGAAATCAAAGATCGTATTCAACGAGCTGGTCGCGAAACTAACGCAGACGTAGTTATTACAGAAGTAGGCGGAACAGTAGGGGATATTGAATCATTACCATTCCTTGAAGCAATTCGCCAAATGAAAACGAACTTAGGCCATAACAACGTAATGTACGTTCATTGTACGCTTATTCCTTACATTAAAGCTGCAGGTGAGCTTAAAACAAAGCCAACTCAGCACTCTGTAAAAGAATTACGTTCTTTAGGTATTCAACCAAATATTATCGTTGTCCGCACAGAGCAAGAAGTGCCACAAGATATGAAAGAAAAACTAGCTTTATTCTGTGATGTACAGCCACACGAAATTATTGAATCTCGTGATGCAGAGCATTTATATGAAGTACCATTAAACCTACATGCACAAGATATTGATGATATCGTACTTGACCATTTTGGCATTGAAGCACCAGAAGCGGATATGGAAGAATGGCGCGAGCTTGTAGCAAAAGTGAAGAGCTTACCAAATAAACGAAAAGTAGCATTAGTAGGTAAATATGTAGAACTACAAGATGCTTACATTTCTGTTGTAGAAGCATTAAAACATGCAGGCTATGCATTTAATTCAGATATTGAAATTGACTGGATTAATGCTGAGCATGTTGATACTGACAATGTTGCTTCACTTTTAAACGGCGCGGACGCTATTTTAGTGCCTGGTGGCTTTGGTGATCGTGGAGTAGAAGGTAAAATTTTAGCGACACAATATGCTCGTGAAAATAATGTTCCGTTCTTAGGTATTTGCTTAGGTATGCAACTGGCAACAGTGGAATTTGCTCGTAACGTACTTGGCTTAAAGGGTGCACATTCTACAGAGCTTGATGCAAAAACAGATTACCCTATTATTGATTTCTTACCAGATCAAAATGATAATGTTGATATTGGTGGTACATTGCGTTTAGGCTTATATCCATGTAAGTTAAAAGATGGCTCAAAATCAAAGAATGCATATGGGAAAGAACTTGTTTATGAACGTCACCGTCATCGCTATGAATTTAACAATGAGTATCGTGAAGCTATGGAAGCGGCAGGTCTTGTCTTCTCAGGTACAAGTCCTGATGGTAAGTTAGTGGAAATAATTGAATTACCGGATAATAATTTCTTCGTAGCTTGTCAATTCCATCCTGAATTTGTTTCACGTCCAAATCGTCCACAACCATTGTTCCGAGATTTTATCGGTGCAACATTTAAATAATGCAAAAAGAGTTGTCTCAAATGCTGAGGCAACTCTTTTTTTGAAGGCTATTTCATAATTGCTTCTTTACAATTCTTCGTCATTCATACCAAGCATTTCATCATAAGCCATTTTTACAGCTTCATAAATAAAAAGGGCAGCAATAGCATGTGGAATTACGATACGCTCACCTAAATCATTTGGTAATAAACCACCTCGTACGCGTGTTGAAATATACGTATAGGCTAATTCCGCCAGTGAATTTTGAGAATCTGCTACTTCACAAGCAACAGCTGCGAATGGAATAAATTGATCATTGAGTTGCTGTGCTAAAGCAATGGCTTCTTTATCTTCTGCACTACGGGTAAAAATGCATACTCGATCAGCCTCTGTAAGCACAGTTTCCTTTGTCCAAGGTGCTAGCTTAGTAAAACGTTCTACAGCGTGGCATGCATTTAGTTCAACTACTTGCATTTCACCAAAGCATGCGAAATAGACATTACCTTCTCCAATCCCTGCTTGTGCTAGTAAACGCGCTGTTTCTTCAATAGAATCCTCTTCACTTTGAATTATTCTTTGTAATAATCCACTTAGTTGTGTTGTTAGTATTTTTGACATAATCCCACCTCAATCAATATTATATGTTTGAAGGGACCATAAATCAAAAGCAGATAATTTATAATACTAGAAGGTATTAAGATAATAAAGGAGAATAATACATACTAAGGGAAGTTTTTGTGCAAGAATAATAACTCAAAAAGGGCGGAATGGAATGTGAAACGATTACTAATTGTCGATGATCAACAAGGAATTCGTTTGCTTTTGAATGAAGTATTAAAAAAGGAAGGCTATGTTACATATTTGGCTGCTAACGGCATGGAGGCACTAAAATATGCTGAAGAGGAAATGGATTGTGTCCTATTAGATATGAAAATACCAGGGATGGACGGCATAGAAATTTTAAAGTGCTTAAAAGAGAAATGGCCACATCTTCCTGTATTTATGATGACTGCCTATGGTGAACTGGACGTCGTTCAAGAAGCATTAGATTTAGGGGCTATTCGATATTTCACAAAACCTTTTGATATTTTTGAAGTGCGCGATGAGGTAAATAAAATATTAAAATCTTAGAAGCAGGCAGTGGTTAACACGGCCTGTTTTTAGTAGTGATATTCTAGAGTTTCTTATTCTCATTACTTCCTAAAATATTTAATTTTCAATCTGTTTTAAAGAGAGAGTTTGTAAAGAAAAGGTTACAGAAACCGTTTTTTTGTTGTAGTACGTTTTGTTTAGAAAACAGACGCTGCCGCTACGTTGGACTTCGCTTTCGTGCAGAAAATAACAGCCCCTGCTTTTCAGGGGCAACCCTTCGTTGCGTTGCACTACACTGCGGTGGCACTGTCGTTACGTTGCACTCCGCTTTCGTGCAGAAAATAACAGCCCCTGCTTTTCAGGGGCAACCCTTCGTTTCGTTGTACTACACTGCGGTGGCACTGCCGCTACGTTGCACTGCGCTTTCGTGCAGAAAATAAAAGCCCCTGCTTTTCAGGGGGAACCCTTCGTTTCGTTGTACTACACTGCGGTGGCACTGCCGCTTCGCTTTCGTGCAGAAAAGAGACGCTGTCGCTACGTTGCACTGCACTTTCGCGTAGAAAATAAAAGCCCCTGCTTTTCAGGGGCTTTTATTTTTGCTATGATTAAATAGCATATTTATGTAGAAAGAATAGTCCTAAGAGGAGGATTTTTAGTATGGCATTAGTATCTATGAAAGAGATGTTAATTAAAGCAAAAGCAGAAGGTTATGCGGTTGGTCAATTCAACATCAACAACCTTGAGTGGACTCAAGCAATTTTACAAGCAGCGGAAGAAGAAAAATCTCCAGTTATTCTTGGCGTTTCTGAAGGCGCAGGTAAATATATGGGTGGATTTATCTCAGTTGTTCACATGGTAAAGGGATTAATGGAATCTTATGGTACAACAGTTCCTGTAGCAATTCACCTAGACCATGGTTCAAGCTTTGAAAAGTGTAAGGAAGCTATTGATGCTGGCTTTACTTCTGTTATGATCGATGCTTCTCATCATCCATTTGAAGAAAATATTGAGATTACTTCAAAAGTGGTTGAATATGCACATTCAAAAGGAGTTTCTGTTGAAGCAGAGCTTGGAACAGTTGGTGGTGATGAGGATGGTGTCATCGGTGGTATCATGTATGCTGATCCAGAGGAATGCCGCAAAATGGTTGAATTAACTGATATCGATTGTCTAGCACCAGCACTTGGCTCTGTGCATGGTCCTTACAAAGGTGAACCCAACTTAGGCTTTAAGGAAATGGAAGAAATCTCAAAATTAGCTGACCTTCCATTAGTTTTACATGGAGGTACAGGTATCCCTACAAAAGATATTCAACGCTCCATTTCATTAGGTACAGCAAAAATTAACGTCAATACTGAAAATCAAATTGCTGCAACAAAAGTAATCCGTGAAATTCTTGATAACGATAAAGTTGTTTATGACCCTCGTAAATTCCTTGGGCCAGCTCGTGAAGCGATTAAAGCAACGGTTATTGGAAAAATCCGTGAATTTGGCAGTGCAAAAAAAGCATAATTTTTGCATCTAATATGTTACGAAAGCATAGATGAATACACATAATATAAGAGAAGTGTTGATGCAACTATCGACCTTCTCTTGTTTTTGAAATAATGGTATTTTGGTAAAAATTCAATTATATGGCTCACGATAACAATACACCTTTATAAATCAATACATTTTGATGTCGAGCCTTAACAGTAATCAGGAGGAAATAATTATGAAGTTTTTCATTGATACAGCAAACTTTGAAGAGATTAAAGAAGCACATGCATGGGGGATTTTATCTGGTGTTACAACAAATCCGTCATTAGTAGCTAAAGAAGAGAATGTTTCTTTCCATGATCGTCTTCGTGAAATTGCAGAGCTTGTAGATGGCTCGGTAAGTGGGGAAGTCATTGCACTAGATGCAGAAGGTATGATCAAAGAAGGATTAGAATTGGCTGCTATTGCTCCAAACATAACAGTTAAACTACCAATGACGCCCGCTGGATTAGAAGCATGTCGCTATTTTGCTGATAAAGGTATTAAAACGAACGTAACATTAATTTTTAGTGCAAATCAAGCATTAATGGCTGCTCGTGCAGGTGCTACATATGTATCACCATTCATCGGTCGCCTTGATGATATTGGACAAAATGGTGTAGAACTAATTGAAACAATTGCAGATATATTCACTATTCACAATATCGAAACACAAATTATTGCTGCATCTGTTCGTCATCCTCAGCATGTAACAGCAGCAGCACTTGCAGGTGCACATATTTCCACCACTCCTTATAAAGTATTAAAGCAACTTTTTAACCATCCATTAACGGAAAAAGGAATTGAAGGATTTTTAGCGGATTGGAATAAGAGAAAAGGCGAATAATAAGATTATAGAGTGAGCAATCCGCAAAAATTACTTTCCAATCATGAGGGAGAACGCAAAATGGATGTTTATAAAATTACAGGCGAAAATCGTCTAAAAGGTACAATTAAAGTTAGTGGTGCAAAAAATAGTGCAGTCGCCTTAATTCCAGCATCAATTTTGGCGAACTCTCCAGTGACAATTGGAGGGATACCAGAAATTTCAGATGCATGGACATTAAAGGCTTTATTAGAGGAAATTGGTGGGGAAGTTACATTTGAGGATGGTAAAATGACCATTGATCCAACTGATATGATCGCCCTTCCATTACCAAATGGCAATGTGAAAAAGCTTCGTGCTTCTTATTATTTAATGGGAGCGATGCTTGGACGCTTTAAAAAAGCTGTTATTGGGTTACCTGGTGGTTGCTTCTTAGGACCCCGCCCTATAGACCAACATATAAAAGGTTTTGAGGCATTAGGAGCAAGGATTACAAATGAGCATGGAGCTATTTATTTACGTGCAGAAGAATTAATTGGCGCAAAAATTTATCTAGATGTTGCAAGTGTTGGTGCTACGATAAATATTATGCTGGCCGCTGTCCTTGCAAAAGGGCGTACAGTTATTGAAAATGCAGCAAAAGAACCTGAAATTATTGATGTGGCGACACTGCTAACGAATATGGGTGCTAATATTAAAGGTGCAGGTACAAGTGTTATTCGGATTGATGGTGTTGAGGAGCTTCATGGTACGGAACATACAATTATTCCAGATCGAATTGAAGCAGCTACTTTTATGATTATGGCCGCAGCTGTCGGTGAGGGCATTACTATTGATAATGTAATTCCATTGCATTTAGAGGCAATCATTGCCAAGCTGCGTGAAATGGGTATCAAGATTGATATTGGAGAGGAAAGTATTTTTGTCCCTAAAACTGACCTCAATACGTTACAAGCTGTTGATGTAAAAACATTAGTGTATCCTGGATTCCCAACAGATATTCAGCAGCCACTTGCTGTTTTAATGTCTCAGGCGTTCGGCTCTTCAAAGGTGACAGATACAATCTATACAGCTCGATTTAAGCATATCGATGAACTTCGACGTATGAATGCCAATGCCCGTGTAGAGGGAAATACAGCTATTATTACAGGTCCTAGTAAATTACATGGCTCAACTGTAACTGCCACAGATCTTCGAGCAGGTGCTGCGCTCGTATTAGCGGGTCTTTTAGCTGAAGGTGAAACGGAAATTCAAGAGATCTATCATATTGAACGTGGTTATAGCTCACTTATTGAAAAATTACGTGATTTAGGCGCTGATATTCGACGTGAAACAAATGTAGCACGCGTAGCAGAAGCAAAGGAATAATGAGAGCTAAAAGTTTCGAACCAAATATGTTACAATAGAGATAATTTGAATGTTTCGGCGAAAGATCTATGCCGATAACGGGAGGCAAAACAATCATGGAACGTAGTTTATCGATGGAAGTAGTACGAGTAACAGAGGCAGCAGCAATAGCATCTGGTAAATGGATGGGTCGCGGTTTGAAAATTGAGGCAGATGATGCAGCAACAACTGCGATGCGCGCCATGTTCGATACAATTCCAATGCATGCTACAGTAGTAATAGGTGAAGGCGAAATGGACGAAGCACCAATGCTTTATATTGGTGAGGAACTTGGCTTACGTAATGGAGGTCCTCAAGTAGATATTGCGGTTGACCCATTAGAAGGGACAAATATTGTGGCAAAAGGTACAAATGGTGCTATGACAGTACTGGCGATTGCTGATAAAGGTAATTTGTTAAATGCACCTGATATGTATATGGAGAAAATTGCTGTAGGACCAGAAGCAGCGGGTAAAGTCGATATTAACGCTTCTGTTACTTATAATTTATTACAAGTAGCTAAAGCTAAAAATAAAGATATTTCAGATGTGGTAGCTACACTTTTAGATCGACCACGCCACCAAGCAATAGTAGATGAGATTAGAGAAGCTGGTGCACGTATTAAATTTATTCAAGATGGTGATGTTGGCGCTGCAATTAATACTGCTTTTGATGAAACTGGCATTGATATTATGTTTGGTACAGGCGGTGCCCCTGAGGGTGTTATTGCGGCTGTAGCATTAAAATGTCTAGGCGGAGACTTCCAAGCGAAGCTAGTACCAGAGGACGAAGAACAGTTAGAGCGTTGCAAAAAAATGGGTGTTGACGTAGAAAAAGTGCTATACTTAGATGACCTAGTTAAAGGCGATGATGCTATTTTTGCAGCAACAGCAGTAACAGATTGTGAGCTGTTAAAGGGTGTTCAATATAAAGGTGCCTACGCTTTAACGCATTCAGTTGTTATGCGAGCTAAATCGGGAACTGTGCGTTTTGTAGAAGGTCGTCACGCACTTGATAAAAAACCTAGCTATAAATAAAGATTTCTTCTAAAATATACCTAGTGCATCTTTTGCGCTAGGTACCTTCTTCTAAATTTTAAACCATCCCTTAGTTTCATAAGGCTATGTTATGCTTCATTGTTTTACAATTGAAGTAATATCCGTAGTTTTGATTTTAGTAAAAAACGCTGATAGCTATGGAAAATAATAACTTGAAAACAAAGCCTTTCGTAAAAATAACTTCCATGATAACCCCATTAAAGTATTATATTTTGAAAAAGACTGGAGTTGTGCATATGTCTGCATTGACAATCGCTCAATTAGAAAACATGACGTTAAAAGAGCTTTACGCCCTTGCACGCCAATATAAAATTTCATATTATAGCAAGCTAACGAAAAAGGAATTGATATTTGCTATTTTGAAAACGCGTTCAGAGCAAGAGGGCTATTTCTTTATGGAAGGCGTACTTGAAATTGTTTCGCAAGAAGGCTTTGGCTTCCTTCGACCAATTAACTACTCTCCTAGTAAAGAGGATATTTATATTTCGGCATCACAAATTCGCCGCTTTGACCTACGTAATGGGGACAAGGTGTCAGGTAAGGTACGTCCACCTAAAGAAAATGAACGCTATTACGGGCTATTACAAGTGGATGCGGTGAATGGTGAAGATCCTGAAGTAGCAAAAGAACGTGTGCATTTCCCTGCTCTCACACCACTATATCCAGATCG
This genomic stretch from Lysinibacillus pakistanensis harbors:
- a CDS encoding DUF2529 family protein — its product is MSKILTTQLSGLLQRIIQSEEDSIEETARLLAQAGIGEGNVYFACFGEMQVVELNACHAVERFTKLAPWTKETVLTEADRVCIFTRSAEDKEAIALAQQLNDQFIPFAAVACEVADSQNSLAELAYTYISTRVRGGLLPNDLGERIVIPHAIAALFIYEAVKMAYDEMLGMNDEEL
- a CDS encoding response regulator, with product MKRLLIVDDQQGIRLLLNEVLKKEGYVTYLAANGMEALKYAEEEMDCVLLDMKIPGMDGIEILKCLKEKWPHLPVFMMTAYGELDVVQEALDLGAIRYFTKPFDIFEVRDEVNKILKS
- the rpoE gene encoding DNA-directed RNA polymerase subunit delta, producing the protein MNFREMTKEQLAEESLINLAYVILNEKRASVSFNDLLTIIQELVGYSNEEIKARLLQFYTDMNVDGRFLYNQETGWGLREWFKVEQIEEETAPSVKTHKKKSKAALDEDDLDEDLDLDEEDIDFDEDYEEFVEEDEVEEEDKADIDFDDEELEDIDEEIDEDFIEEDDDEEFDEEEEEI
- a CDS encoding UDP-N-acetylglucosamine 1-carboxyvinyltransferase; amino-acid sequence: MDVYKITGENRLKGTIKVSGAKNSAVALIPASILANSPVTIGGIPEISDAWTLKALLEEIGGEVTFEDGKMTIDPTDMIALPLPNGNVKKLRASYYLMGAMLGRFKKAVIGLPGGCFLGPRPIDQHIKGFEALGARITNEHGAIYLRAEELIGAKIYLDVASVGATINIMLAAVLAKGRTVIENAAKEPEIIDVATLLTNMGANIKGAGTSVIRIDGVEELHGTEHTIIPDRIEAATFMIMAAAVGEGITIDNVIPLHLEAIIAKLREMGIKIDIGEESIFVPKTDLNTLQAVDVKTLVYPGFPTDIQQPLAVLMSQAFGSSKVTDTIYTARFKHIDELRRMNANARVEGNTAIITGPSKLHGSTVTATDLRAGAALVLAGLLAEGETEIQEIYHIERGYSSLIEKLRDLGADIRRETNVARVAEAKE
- the icmF gene encoding fused isobutyryl-CoA mutase/GTPase IcmF; translated protein: MTKVEVYRPKNHVRFVTASSLFDGHDASVNIMRRILQSSGVEVIHLGHNRSVEEVVNAAIQEDAQGVAISSYQGGHMEYFKYMYDLLREKGAPHIKIYGGGGGVILPREIKELHAYGIAGIFSPEDGRVLGLQGMINEQIKGTDFPTATGNYLEKLDMLTTETPEILANLITAAESNDDEETKKMIEEARKRTKETPVLGITGTGGAGKSSLTDELIRRFLKEFPDKRVAILSVDPTKQKTGGALLGDRIRMNAIFNNRVYMRSLATRGSRTELTASIGDVLDVVRVAGYDLIIVETSGIGQGDAEITKYTDLSMYVMTSEFGAPTQLEKIDMIDFADVIAINKFERKGSEDALRQVQKQYQRSRELWHESLDAMPVYGTIASQFNDKGTNALFAALVNIINEKTGYNWETGYEQFAKTQKQDIIIPNDRRYYLREITDTVRGYHKKSEQQVAFARQLFQLEGAIAAVKEKAPDDALVASLTSLAEGVRDELTAESKRILDNWQALKEAYSGDEFVTKVRDKEIRTILKTTSLSGTKIPKVSLPKFEDYGEILRWVYKENVPGEFPYTAGVFQFKREGEDPKRQFAGEGTPERTNKRFHYLSKDDDAKRLSTAFDSVTLYGEDPDYRPDIYGKVGESGVSICTLEDMKKLYAGFDLCAPSTSVSMTINGPAPIILAMFMNTAIDQQVKLREKELSRPLTFEEFTETREKTLQVVRGTVQADILKEDQGQNTCIFSTEFALRMMGDIQQYFIDHKVRNYYSVSISGYHIAEAGANPISQLAFTLANGFTYVEYYLSRGMNINDFAPNLSFFFSNGLDPEYTVIGRVARRIWAVVMRDKYNANERAQKLKYHIQTSGRSLHAQEIDFNDIRTTLQALMALQDNCNSLHTNAYDEAITTPTEESVRRAMAIQMIITKEHGLAKNENPLQGAFIVEELTDLVEEAVLEEFDRINDRGGVLGAMETQYQRGKIQEESMYYEMLKHSGELPIIGVNTYLNPNPPSDADIDNMEIARASTEEKETQIHNLQEFWKQHESESEAAITRLQEVAVNNGNIFAELMETVKVASLGQITKALYEVGGQYRRNM
- the fsa gene encoding fructose-6-phosphate aldolase, which translates into the protein MKFFIDTANFEEIKEAHAWGILSGVTTNPSLVAKEENVSFHDRLREIAELVDGSVSGEVIALDAEGMIKEGLELAAIAPNITVKLPMTPAGLEACRYFADKGIKTNVTLIFSANQALMAARAGATYVSPFIGRLDDIGQNGVELIETIADIFTIHNIETQIIAASVRHPQHVTAAALAGAHISTTPYKVLKQLFNHPLTEKGIEGFLADWNKRKGE
- a CDS encoding CTP synthase, with amino-acid sequence MTKYIFVTGGVVSSLGKGIVAASLGRLLKNRGLEVTIQKFDPYINIDPGTMSPYQHGEVFVTDDGAEADLDLGHYERFIDINLGKHSTVTSGRVYQSVLQKERRGDYNGGTVQVIPHITNEIKDRIQRAGRETNADVVITEVGGTVGDIESLPFLEAIRQMKTNLGHNNVMYVHCTLIPYIKAAGELKTKPTQHSVKELRSLGIQPNIIVVRTEQEVPQDMKEKLALFCDVQPHEIIESRDAEHLYEVPLNLHAQDIDDIVLDHFGIEAPEADMEEWRELVAKVKSLPNKRKVALVGKYVELQDAYISVVEALKHAGYAFNSDIEIDWINAEHVDTDNVASLLNGADAILVPGGFGDRGVEGKILATQYARENNVPFLGICLGMQLATVEFARNVLGLKGAHSTELDAKTDYPIIDFLPDQNDNVDIGGTLRLGLYPCKLKDGSKSKNAYGKELVYERHRHRYEFNNEYREAMEAAGLVFSGTSPDGKLVEIIELPDNNFFVACQFHPEFVSRPNRPQPLFRDFIGATFK
- a CDS encoding class II fructose-bisphosphate aldolase yields the protein MALVSMKEMLIKAKAEGYAVGQFNINNLEWTQAILQAAEEEKSPVILGVSEGAGKYMGGFISVVHMVKGLMESYGTTVPVAIHLDHGSSFEKCKEAIDAGFTSVMIDASHHPFEENIEITSKVVEYAHSKGVSVEAELGTVGGDEDGVIGGIMYADPEECRKMVELTDIDCLAPALGSVHGPYKGEPNLGFKEMEEISKLADLPLVLHGGTGIPTKDIQRSISLGTAKINVNTENQIAATKVIREILDNDKVVYDPRKFLGPAREAIKATVIGKIREFGSAKKA
- the glpX gene encoding class II fructose-bisphosphatase; the encoded protein is MERSLSMEVVRVTEAAAIASGKWMGRGLKIEADDAATTAMRAMFDTIPMHATVVIGEGEMDEAPMLYIGEELGLRNGGPQVDIAVDPLEGTNIVAKGTNGAMTVLAIADKGNLLNAPDMYMEKIAVGPEAAGKVDINASVTYNLLQVAKAKNKDISDVVATLLDRPRHQAIVDEIREAGARIKFIQDGDVGAAINTAFDETGIDIMFGTGGAPEGVIAAVALKCLGGDFQAKLVPEDEEQLERCKKMGVDVEKVLYLDDLVKGDDAIFAATAVTDCELLKGVQYKGAYALTHSVVMRAKSGTVRFVEGRHALDKKPSYK